A genomic stretch from Solanum stenotomum isolate F172 chromosome 8, ASM1918654v1, whole genome shotgun sequence includes:
- the LOC125874129 gene encoding FRIGIDA-like protein 3 codes for MEDTQSVATLMDSTTSKIQQLQKAFAELESHRAVALNLKWKQLEEHFHGLEKSLKRRFTELEDQEKEFETKIVQSKKILENRQAAVISSEKASLESLQEKRDAAVSAITIAMEKHTKSNCMEPAGATPEVQGESPMFDAKPLDYIPLENTEDTIKPFKNGVVEVKCYPDLVKLCQDMDSEGLHKFISDNRKNLAAVREEIPSALRTAVDPACLVLDSLKGFYPSEVSISDAKKDANLLGLRRTCIMLMECLSILLTTLELDSISSLISASVKGRAKAIAEEWKPKLDELDIDANNGNSLEAHAFLQLLATFGINSNFNQEDLYKLIPMVSRRRQTADLCRSLGLSERMPGVIDVLVNNGRHIDAVNLAFAFELTDKFSPVSLLKSYLNEASKVSSPVKSGNAPPTTAQNDVNEKQLTALKAVIKCIEDHKLEAQYPVDPLQNRIHQLEKEKADKKRATEVAKPQPKRPRANCVGNGARATNVASDKNFYASRMTDRYPQYIYDRPYAYPGPADTHVPSFLGTAYNFPPGHGNFFGNGYHYQATYLH; via the exons ATGGAAGATACACAATCAGTTGCAACACTGATGGACTCCACAACCTCTAAGATACAGCAGCTACAGAAAGCATTTGCTGAGCTGGAAAGTCATCGTGCTGTTGCACTAAACCTGAAATGGAAGCAACTTGAAGAGCACTTTCATGGGCTTGAGAAGTCTTTGAAGAGGCGCTTCACCGAActggaagaccaagagaaggaGTTTGAAACAAAAATAGTTCAATCCAAAAAGATATTGGAGAATCGTCAAGCTGCTGTTATCTCTAGTGAGAAAGCTTCACTTGAGAGCCTCCAAGAGAAAAGAGATGCTGCAGTTTCTGCCATTACTATTGCTATGGAGAAGCATACGAAGTCTAATTGCATGGAACCTGCTGGTGCTACTCCTGAGGTGCAAGGTGAGTCGCCTATGTTTGATGCAAAGCCCCTTGATTACATACCACTTGAGAATACAGAGGATACTATTAAGCCTTTCAAGAATGGTGTTGTGGAAGTCAAGTGTTATCCAGATTTAGTTAAGTTATGCCAAGATATGGACTCGGAAGGCCTCCACAAATTTATATCTGACAACCGCAAGAACCTGGCTGCTGTAAGGGAAGAAATTCCATCTGCTTTAAGAACTGCTGTTGATCCTGCCTGTTTGGTGCTGGACTCACTCAAGGGTTTTTACCCCTCAGAAGTATCAATTTCAGATGCTAAAAAAGACGCAAATCTTTTAGGTCTTCGCCGAACTTGTATTATGCTAATGGAATGCCTTAGCATTTTATTAACAACACTGGAATTGGATTCTATTTCAAGTTTAATATCTGCAAGTGTTAAGGGACGGGCAAAAGCTATTGCTGAGGAGTGGAAACCAAAGTTAGATGAGCTTGACATTGATGCAAATAATGGGAATTCCTTGGAGGCTCATGCATTCTTACAGCTTCTTGCTACTTTTGGTATTAACTCCAACTTTAACCAGGAAGACCTGTACAAGCTGATACCCATGGTTTCACGTCGCCGCCAAACAGCAGATCTCTGTCGTTCCCTTGGATTGTCTGAGAGAATGCCAG GTGTTATTGACGTGTTGGTTAATAATGGAAGGCATATAGATGCTGTTAATCTAGCTTTTGCGTTTGAGCTGACTGACAAGTTTTCACCCGTTTCACTACTAAAATCTTACTTGAATGAAGCAAGCAAAGTATCTTCACCTGTCAAATCTGGAAATGCACCACCTACTACTGCACAG AATGATGTCAACGAGAAGCAGCTGACTGCACTGAAGGCTGTGATAAAGTGCATCGAAGACCATAAGCTTGAGGCGCAATACCCCGTGGATCCTCTCCAGAACCGGATTCACCAGCTGGAGAAAGAAAAGGCAGACAAGAAAAGAGCAACTGAAGTTGCCAAACCTCAACCCAAGAGACCTCGTGCCAATTGCGTAGGAAATGGAGCTCGAGCCACTAATGTTGCCTCTGACAAGAACTTCTATGCTAGTAGAATGACTGATAGGTATCCACAGTACATATATGACCGACCATATGCTTACCCTGGACCAGCTGACACCCACGTTCCATCATTCCTTGGTACTGCCTACAACTTTCCTCCCGGACATGGCAACTTCTTCGGAAATGGTTACCACTATCAGGCAACTTACCTGCACTAA